A stretch of Besnoitia besnoiti strain Bb-Ger1 chromosome III, whole genome shotgun sequence DNA encodes these proteins:
- a CDS encoding hypothetical protein (encoded by transcript BESB_045980), translated as MERGASSRRDFASPLRPGGTRGFLFSDRGTTDVSPAMPPALDMQSGRAPSASLSRGWERERDSSAVGKEDLYVRATARPGRVRAREEDEASGSRSSGGRAPDASPRGGELSGRSFHLENQRLLSVETPHASSSSRQPPSLFASPEVYSQLERAIGAPAAAAPPAASLSRLEASRYPRAFSGSAAAASACSASAAAKAERTRAAETRRGVASEAASAARPSSVVSSLSRHPDARPAAHSLSRHSRSPKARSDRQPAEGDTFPSRAWPGWRSFPRGCEEARSSAALLHADASPSLSRIPVAPSARCRARSFASSRPHDADTGAAKKTAAELGARRGSPRAESCGGEEATPDARSTSSRRGVYVQPATQIPLPGLSLQRGRLADSAEASRAAQPSLPARETAACVGSSRSEERSSGLVTGAGLAKGGQEARTRDGRGVASSVGLSPAQTSASSADGGGFSCRLLDGERSEMSSSTRASSRSGRRPLGRDSQQPRSVHTLDRFLPALASPSALSLACLGKPCVETERDARGTFAETKPASFLTLRSASIAPSSSSSLRAEAPGAGSRRLDRSAGEPQIGHAAEPRAYAPSSVSISSFSSPSSASFATSATSALARDDRRRRGEGSRDAASTSSRAAWSDGGEEDTAGDRGARFAHSSLALSSHRLLPPTRGDAAASQHATASQERGFSAQRPLAFFSHYDAASQRSVGEGAKFLAKLQQFAEDVSVLREEFVAPCSVEASPFFSPARVPRERSEATDSSGAKFVFASERSSFETARKPRALDFEVRHAPDAAGERLPLAGGAVAGVGSAEKSSGHLLSFSHAARLPLSCASLSLLSASGSASGEGGCRPAKRGESPSKDLGCPTGKSSLQRRGLSKGLSRSLSPGGGGIVSPVRRPPSPRATPDAKKIASPPRPVAAALASASSAAAGVTSTHTRGAGGEGSPFLSSRAQPLSSQLAGDRVSLESVAPRDEKVATGPPAGRASETERGRPPQSEAEAKGRYNDVLSSSLCVRRTGKRGRESAFGGLHASIGPALYEATVSRHEVPLRASPPSLSGLDGKEEAHADARDALQSENRETGATARDHAEESSGFDRASLPAARLADKIYTENTPFADVSSGGDREGHDERSVFFEGRDCATGHAACDEVQSDDGGGALAGNAAQAIQASSLSFSFSSVVSAPQDERPEAGASDLHVAASLPVTRGASPRSACSASSSRPPRSATVRGAAGWSASVSASPPEPPQATPADAAQLGALPPSQFSSADCLASSSLRVCVLDSNPGRRRSGEGASTSLPVSESLPPPQGPSADAASRGEQAAAFGGDAAAAHHSPEEENRLGASVASRGEGEAAGARAPRSPERGMRHFVELESDEDEASEDEEAGILSTGMSALSGVCSRLFSSLRPAASGAREGTASPAGADDLAASARSSASSGQSSSSLPRDASAGGESCASDSRAEGASAGGDEVSPRGRSASASERRCGGLREGDNFDAKHVRSLCAFLHLVRRRQLAKESVKPESALEALLTLVSLVLPLPRRACVCQVCSGEARARGAGAPVCRKDEILLFLLRCIFRDELAISLADEEDAGGRAQGGWGEGLEGDPWLRLVVAPRRARGGHAGSADEAGRGDGRGAALRVEASRQSRPRASAFGLKFARDDSEEAAEDRGPRCAPRDCGLIAWAVATLQTPGCSCGSCGSEEESATSPRCASPRVRNSTDAGCAHVDFSSLLQWLAHELRRADTAGIQSSDVARVIFACSLGSTKRREGGGVSSLLSDADCRELLPSASGLSTWFAGERPLQPTPLMERRLEGEGEEGGGGRGPQAPDALFGLLLATTARLTSFNASAAWRSFSLCSSVFLKAAASQLRRCRQPVACLAAWLAAAAGAKLDCRDHPSLFALPFLLAAGGGREAEIRELPPRAPSCLVLEELHAEEGAILREAQACWVRLQALDEAEDALARQEKRDLEWKCLHLERRAAALAARRRKLEKARSEADSRVRKRGKTDAEESAASHEEGKHSSAMTRLPAIDEAKAAQLVDLLWGLTVCGVAARPIFGEIVRQGLLWRAAALLSARDLCCLACAFAVQAGGPVQLQDALDADEDGGDGAPKVRPLEGVLAEFEATPRSRASRLVSPGNASCYSRARRGSATSSRSPSPAPKREGGRPPAAFFERNVADRLQFYAGLGGVSHAPLLRTGSRGVERRDEAGAACDFGAAEATRREAEKATVYSELLRDSWLGSVWEAASVERNGEFEAVAQGAVKGLAQTVFARQRDREETEARAPDSNARAGRGDEKLDAGASACLKYALRCLRVAEILRALPCRTNSRGSASTQNDAFTTPSQRQCEAATPTLDADLLASPRSARRLSPREPWPPGAFKEASEAETCEAREEEVVGLPRAPKASRRGTPGDSHSTEGRGVAPPRPAREAWGSPREGLRRLAGCPVQTRAENEAGACEAAAREEDFGDEPLRLDDLEVSLAASSSLAVRRVFAARGSAPAGFQREELEASSQRAYPARDRPQETRERRGATRARRPFRAASAKSARDPTFFSFVGDNDVPLLEAAEGGRRRGGRGAWRPRRASGDSERNALGAQRDRAAGPGDDEFPELRLRTEDSYSDDEEEHEEGILKPLFILLLSWLVRGGTYAAYLLMGYALILLVTTGWWVNSSSTPGRQDDGPAARGGGPALGSSVSFRTKKGGIGYEKFADF; from the exons ATGGAGCGGGGggcctcttcgcggcgcgactttgcgtctccgctgcggccaGGAGGtacgcgcggcttcctctttTCCGATAGAGGCACCACCGACGTCTCGCCCGCCATGCCCCCCGCCCTCGACATgcagagcggccgcgcgccctctgcctcgctctctcgaggctgggagcgcgagcgagactcCAGTGCCGTAGGGAAAGAAGACCTCTACGTGCGCGCGACTGCGAGGCCGGGGCGAGTCCGCgcgagggaagaagacgaagcgagcggctcgcggtcttcaggaggccgcgcaccggatgcgtcgccgcggggagGCGAGCTGAGCGGCAGGTCGTTTCACCTCGAGAACCAAAGGCTTCTTTCGGTGGAAACCCCGcacgcttcttcttcctcgcgtcaGCCTCCGTCTCTGTTTGCGTCGCCGGAAGTTTACAGCCAACTCGAGCGGGCGatcggcgcgcccgccgccgctgcccccccagctgcgtcgctctctcgcctcgagGCTTCGCGCTAcccccgcgccttctcaggatctgcggccgcagcctcagcTTGCTCGGCTTCCGCAGCTGCGAAGGCCGAGAggacgcgtgcggcggagactcgccgcggcgtcgcgtctgaggccgcctcagcggcgcgcccttcctcggtagtgtcttctctctctcggcatCCAGACGCGCGGCCAGCGGCCCACTCGCTCTCGAGGCACAGTCGCTCtccgaaggcgcgcagcgatcGCCAGCCGGCAGAGGGCGACACGTTTCCGTCGCGCGCTTGGCCAGGCTGGAGGTCTtttccgcgcggctgcgaggaggcgcggtcctctgccgcgctgctgcatgcggacgcgtctccctcgctctcgcgcatccccgtcgcgccgtccgcgcgatgccgcgcgcggagcttcgcctcctcgagaCCGCACGACGCGGATACCGGCGCTGCCAAGAAaaccgcggcggagctcggggcccgacgcggctcgccacgcgcggagagctgcggcggagaggaagcgacgccCGACGCTCGCTCcacctcctcgcggcgcggcgtctacGTACAGCCCGCGACGCAGATCCCCTTGCCGGGGCtttcgctgcagcgcgggcgcctcgcggatAGCGCTGAGGcttcgagagcggcgcaaCCGTCGCTTCCAGCGCGCGAGACCGCGGCGTGCGTCGGCAGCAGCCGTTCAGaggagcgcagcagcggcttgGTGACCGGCGCAGGGCTCGCGAAGGgggggcaggaggcgcgcacgcgagacgggcgcggcgtcgcgtccAGCGTCGGTCTCTCTCCGGCGCAGACGTCTGCGAGCtcggcggacggcggaggtttcagctgccgcctcctcgacggagagcgcagcgagatgagcagcagcacgcgggcgagcagccgaagcggcaggcggccCCTTGGCCGCGACTCGCAGCAGCCCCGCAGCGTCCACACACTGGACCGCTTCCttcccgcgctcgcctccccctcTGCGCTGAGCCTCGCTTGCCTGGGCAAGCCGTGCGTGGAAaccgagcgagacgcgaggggCACTTTCGCAGAGACGAAGCCGGCGAGCTTCCTCACTTTGCGCTCGGCCTCGatcgcgccttcctcctcttcgagtctgcgcgcagaggcgcccggcgcgggctcgcgccgtctcgatcgcagcgccggcgagccgcagatCGGGCACGCAGCCGAGCCCCGGGCCTACGCCCCCTCCTCGGTCTCCATTTCGTCGTTCTCTTccccctcctcggcgtcctttGCGACCTCCGCGACTTCCGCGCTAGCCAGGGAcgacagacggcggcgaggcgaaggcagtcGAG ATGCTGCTTCAACAAGCAgtcgcgcggcgtggagcgacggcggggaAGAAGACACCGCGGGCGACAGGGGCGCTCGGTTTGCGCATTCTTCTCTTGCGCTCTCCTCGCatcgtctccttccgccgACGCGGGGGGATGCAGCCGCCTCTCAGCACGCCACTGCATCTCAGGAGCGCGGCTTTtcagcgcagcggccgctcgccttcttttcgcattacgacgcggcgtcgcagaggtcTGTTGGCGAGGGGGCGAAGTTCCTGGCGAAGCTCCAGCAGTTCGCGGAGGATGTGAGCGTTTTGCGCGAGGAGTTTGTCGCGCCTTGCTCGGTTGAGGcctcgcctttcttctcgcccgcgcgtgtgccgcgagagcgcagcgaggcgacggacTCTTCGGGAGCGAAATTCGTCTTTGCAAGCGAGCGCTCGTCCTtcgagacagcgaggaagccgcgcgctctCGACTTCGAGGTGAGACACGCCCCAGATGCAGCCGGCGAGCGTCTCCCCttggcgggcggcgcggtgGCAGGTGTCGGCTCAGCGGAGAAGTCGTCGGGGcatcttctctctttctcgcacgccgctcgccttcctctgtcCTGCGCTTCGTTgtcgctcctctccgcctcgggaTCTGCGTCAGGCGAGGGGGGCTGCCGACCGGCAAAGCGCGGCGAAAGTCCCAGCAAAGACCTCGGATGTCCGACGGGGAAGAGCTCGCTGCAGCGAAGGGGCTTGAGCAAGGGACtttcgcgctcgctctcgcccggGGGCGGAGGCATTGTTTCTCCCGTCCGGCGTCCCCCGTCCCCGCGTGCGACTCCTGACGCGAAAAAaatcgcgtctccgcctcgccccgttgccgccgctctcgcctccgcgtcctccgcggccgccggcgttACCTCGACGCACACGCGGGGAGCGGGCGGAGAGGGAAGTCCCTTTTTATCGAGCCGCGCCCAGCCTCTCTCGTCGCAGCTGGCGGGCGACCGCGTCTCGCTGGagagcgtcgcgcctcgagaCGAGAAGGTCGCGACCGGGCCGCCAGCGggcagagcgagcgagacagaacgagggcgaccgccgcagtcggaggcggaagcgaaaGGGCGGTACAACGACGtgctgtcgtcttcgctgtgcGTCCGCCGCACAGGgaagcgcggcagagagagcgccttcggcggcctccacgcTTCCATCGGGCCTGCATTGTATGAAGCGACCGTGAGCCGACACGAGgtccctctccgcgcgtcgccgccgtcgctctccggACTGGATGGCAAGGAGGAAGcgcacgccgacgcgcgggaCGCCTTACAGTCGGAGAACCGGGAGacgggggcgacggcgcgagatCACGCGGAAGAGAGCTCGGGGTTCgaccgcgcgtctctccctgctgcgcgcctcgctgacAAAATTTACACAGAAAACACGCCCTTTGCGGATGTGTCtagcggcggagaccgcgaaGGCCACGATGAAAGGAGCGTCTTCTTTGAGGGTAGAGATTGCGCGACAGGCCACGCAGCCTGTGACGAAGTCCAGTCGGatgacggcggaggagcgctTGCAGGCAACGCTGCACAGGCCATTCaggcctcgtctctctcgttttctttctcctctgtTGTGTCCGCTCCCCAAGACGAGCGCCCAGAGGCGGGTGCGAGCGACCTTCACGTCGCTGCGAGTCTTCCGGTGACTCGCGGGGCGTCTCCACGTTCTGCCTgctctgcctcgtcctcgcggccgccgcgaagcgccaccgtgcgtggcgcggcgggctggagcgcctctgtctcggcttcgccgccggagcctccgcaggcgacgccggcggatgCCGCTCagctcggcgcgctgccACCCTCGCAGTTCTCGTCCGCCGactgcctcgcctcttcgtcgctccgcgtctgcgtcctgGATTCGAACccggggcgccggcgaagcggagaaggcgcctcGACTTCTCTCCCTGTCAGCGAgagcctgccgcctccgcaggggccgtcggcggatgcggcgtcgcgcggggagcaggctgcggcgttcggcggagacgcggccgctgctcATCACTCGCCTGAGGAAGAAAACCGCCTCGGTGCGTCGGTGGCCTcccgcggagagggagaggccgctggagcccgggcgccgcggagtccTGAACGGGGTATGCGGCACTTTGTCGAgctggagagcgacgaagacgaggccagcgaggacgaagaagcgggCATTCTGTCAACGGGCATGTCTGCGTTGTCGGGCGTCTGCTCGCGTCTTTTTTCCTCCCTGCGCCCGGCAGCgtcaggcgcccgcgaggggactgcgtcgcctgcgggggCGGACGACCTCGCCGCGTCAGCACGCTCTTCAGCCTCGTCGGGTCAGAGTTCGTCTTCTCTaccccgcgacgcctcggcAGGAGGCGAGTCCTGCGCTTcagactcgcgcgccgaaggcgcttCCGCCGGAGGGGACGAAGTGTCTCCCCGCGGTCGCTCGGCCTCCGCTTCAGAGAGGAGGTGTGGCGGGctgcgagaaggagacaACTTCGACGCGAAGCacgtccgcagcctctgcgcgttcCTGCATCTGGTGCGGCGCCGACAGctcgcgaaggagagcgTGAAGCCAGAGAGCGCCCTGGAGGCGCTCCTGacgctcgtctctctcgtgcttccgctgcctcgccgcgcgtgcgtctgccaagtgtgcagcggcgaggcgcgcgcgcgcggagcgggcgcgccggtgTGCCGCAAGGACGAGattcttctctttctgctgcgctgcaTCTTCAGAGACGAGCTGGCGATCAGCCtcgcggacgaggaggacgctgGAGGGCGCGCACAGGGCGGATGGGGCGAGGGGCTCGAGGGCGACCCGTGGCTGAGGCTCGTCGTGGCcccgcgacgggcgcgcggcggccatGCAGGCTCCGCCGATGAAgcaggacgcggcgacgggcgaggaGCCGCGCTGCGAGTCGAAGCGAGCCGGCagtcgcgccctcgcgcctccgctttcgGCCTAAAATTCGCGCGAGACGACtccgaggaggccgcagaagaccgaggtccgcgctgcgcgccgcgcgactgcgGGCTCATTGCGTGGGCGGtcgcgacgctgcagacgcctggctgcagctgcggcagctgcggcagcgaggaagagtCGGCGacctctccgcgctgcgcttcgcctcgcgtccgcaACTCGACagacgccggctgcgccCACGTGGacttctcctcgctgctgcagtggcTGGCTcacgagctgcggcgcgcggacaCTGCGGGGATCCAGTCGTCAGACGTCGCACGAGTCATTTTCGCGTGCTCCTTAGGCTCGAcaaagcgccgcgaggggggcggcgtTTCGTCTCTGCTCTCCGACGCGGACtgccgcgagctgctgccgaGCGCGTCCGGGCTCTCGACGTGGTTCGCCGGCGAaaggcctctgcagccgacGCCGTTGATGGAGCGGCGCCTggaaggggagggggaggaggggggggggggcagggggccCCAGGCGCCCGACGCACTCTTCGGCTTGCtgctggcgacgacggcgcggcttACGAGCTTCAACGCCTCGGCCGCCTGGCGGTCGTTCTCACTGTGCAGCTCGGTCTTCCTCaaggctgccgcgtctcAGCTGCGCCGTTGCAGGCAGCCAGTGGCGTGTCTGGCCGcgtggctcgccgcggcggcgggcgccaagCTCGACTGCCGCGACCATCCCTCGCTCTTTGCGCtgcccttcctcctcgcggcgggcggcgggcgcgaggcagagatcCGCgaactgccgccgcgcgcgccgagctgcTTGGTGCTGGAGGAACTtcacgcagaggagggcgcgattctgcgcgaggcgcaggcctgCTGGGTGAGGCTTCAGGCGCTGgacgaggccgaagacgccCTCGCCCGACAGGAGAAGCGCGACCTCGAGTGGAAGTGCCTGCACCTCGAGCGaagggccgcggcgctggcggcgcgccgccgcaagcTCGAAAAAGCCCGGAGCGAGGCAGACTCGCGTGTGCGCAAGAGAGGCAagacagacgcggaagagtccgccgcgagccacgaAGAGGGGAAACACAGCTCGGCGATGACGAGGCTCCCCGCCAtcgacgaggcgaaggcggcgcagcttgTCGACCTCCTCTGGGGTCTCACAGTCTGCGGCGTGGCGGCTCGCCCTATATTCGGAGAAATCGTCCGCCAGGGCCTCCTAtggcgggcagcggcgcttctgTCCGCGCGCGACCTCTGTTGTCTGGCGTGTGCGTTCGCCGTTCAGGCAGGCGGGCctgtgcagctgcaggaCGCACTTGACGCggacgaggacggcggcgacggcgcgccaaAGGTGCGACCCCTGGAGGGGGTCCTTGCGGAGTttgaggcgacgccgcggagccgcgcctcgcggctggtGTCGCCGGGCAACGCGTCTTGTTAttcgagagcgaggcgaggaagcgcgacgtCCTCGCGGtccccttcgcctgcgcctaAGCGAGAGGGCGGtcgcccgcccgccgcttTCTTCGAAAGGAACGTGGCAGATCGTCTCCAGTTCTACgcaggcctcggcggcgtctcgcacGCTCCCCTGCTGCGCACGGGGTCGCGAGGCGTCGAGAGAAGggacgaggccggcgcggcgtgtgACTTCggggccgcggaggcgacgaggagagaggcggagaaagcgACCGTTTACtcggagctgctgcgcgacagTTGGCTTGGCTCCGTTtgggaggccgcgagcgtcgAGCGCAACGGCGAGTTTGAGGCCGTCGCTCAGGGCGCCGTGAAAGGCCTGGCGCAGACGGTTTTTGCCAGgcagcgcgaccgcgaagagacagaggcccGGGCGCCCGACAGCaacgcgagggcggggcgcggagacgagaagctcgatgcgggcgcgtctgcgtgcctcAAATACGCACTTCGATGCCTGCGCGTGGCGGAAATCCTGCGCGCCCTTCCCTGCCGCACGAattcgcgcggctccgccagCACACAGAACGACGCGTTTACCACGCCGTCGCAGAGACAGTGCGAAGCTGCGACGCCGACTTTGGATGCGgacctcctcgcctctccacgctccgcgcggcggctctccCCGCGTGAGCCCTGGCCGCCTGGAGCCTTCaaagaggcgagcgaagccGAGACATGCGAGGCccgagaggaagaagtcgTGGGGCTGCCCCGGGCACCTAAGGCCAGTCGCCGCGGGACGCCAGGAGACAGCCACTCcaccgaaggccgcggcgtggcgccgccgcgaccggcgcgggaggcctgggggtcgccgcgcgagggcttGAGGCGGCTGGCCGGGTGCCCAGTGCAGACGCGGGCGGAgaacgaggcgggcgcgtgcgaggcagcggcgagggaggaggatTTCGGCGAcgagcctctgcgtctcgacGACCTGGAGGtgtcgctggcggcctcttcgtctttgGCTGTGCGACGAGTCTTTGCTGCGCGCGGAAGCGCACCGGCGGGTTTTCAGCGCGAAGAGCTCGAAGCGTCTTCGCAGCGCGCTTATCCCGCGAGAGATCGACCGCAGGAAACCCgcgaaaggcgaggcgccacgCGTGCGCGGAGGCCGTTTCGAGCTGCGAGTGCAAAGTCGGCGCGTGACCCAacctttttttctttcgttGGCGATAACGACGTGCCGCTtctcgaggctgcagagggcggcaggcggcgcggagggagaggcgcgtggcggccgcggcgggcgagcggcgactcCGAGCGAAACGCACTTggggcgcagcgagacaggGCAGCGGGgccgggcgacgacgagttCCCAGAACTCCGTCTTCGCACAGAGGACTCTTActccgacgacgaagaagagcatGAGGAAGGCATCTTGAAGCCTCTGTTTATCTTGCTTCTGTCCTGGCTTGTGCGTGGAGGGACGTACGCAGCCTACTTGCTCATGGGCTACGCGCTAATTCTCCTAGTCACAACTGGCTGGTGGGTGAATTCCTCCTCGACCCCAGGCAGACAGGACGACGGCCCTGccgcgcgggggggagggcctGCACTCGGCTCGAGCGTTTCTTTCCGCACCAAGAAAGGCGGGATCGGCTACGAGAAGTTTGCTGACTTCTGA